The proteins below are encoded in one region of Triticum aestivum cultivar Chinese Spring chromosome 1B, IWGSC CS RefSeq v2.1, whole genome shotgun sequence:
- the LOC123142504 gene encoding histone H3.2: protein MARTKQTARKSTGGKAPRKQLATKAARKSAPATGGVKKPHRFRPGIVALREIRKYQKSTELLIRKLPFQRLVREIAQDFKTDLRFQSSAVSALQEAAEAYLVGLFEDTNLCAIHAKRVTIMPKDIQLARRIRGERA, encoded by the coding sequence ATGGCCCGCACCAAGCAGACGGCGAGGAAGTCCACCGGCGGCAAGGCGCCGAGGAAGCAGCTGGCCACCAAGGCCGCCCGCAAGTCCGCCCCGGCCACCGGCGGCGTTAAGAAGCCCCACCGCTTCCGCCCCGGTATCGTCGCGCTCCGCGAGATCCGCAAGTACCAGAAGAGCACCGAGCTGCTAATCCGCAAGCTCCCCTTCCAGCGCCTCGTCCGGGAGATCGCCCAGGACTTCAAGACCGACCTCCGCTTCCAGTCCTCCGCCGTCTCCGCCCTGCAGGAGGCCGCCGAGGCCTACCTCGTCGGGCTGTTCGAGGACACCAATCTGTGCGCCATCCACGCCAAGCGCGTCACcatcatgcccaaggacatccaGCTCGCCCGCCGCATCCGTGGCGAGAGGGCCTAA